In Gadus chalcogrammus isolate NIFS_2021 chromosome 1, NIFS_Gcha_1.0, whole genome shotgun sequence, the sequence AGATAACGCTCCAATGGCGTCAGTGTCAAAGGTATCAATTTTGGATTACTTTAATATAGTCTTCGAAGGCGAAAATGGCAAGATCGAGTCCAACTGCAAGGCTTGTGGCACGAGAATTCAGGCGAAGCGAAGTGTCACGTCCAACTTCGTAACGCATCTCAAGGTAATGATACTAAATCCCTCCATCCCATAACTTGAAAGACAACCCCAATGTTCTATTAGACATATGCACGGCCATGTCCTGTCGTTAAGCATCGATGCGTAAGTAAACACGCAATGCATTGTAATGATACCTCCATTTCTCCACACTTCATGGGATATATAAAGAAGTTGCAGAACTATGAAGTGTCATCTatctatattttattatttgagaCGTTTTTTTTCACATTCCATCTTTACATTGTTCCCAacacaatgtctctctctctctctctctctctctctctctctctctctctctctctctctctctctctctctctctctctctctctctctcccccagcgtAAGCACCAGGCTATGTATGATGAGTTTGTCAAAAGGAAAGACATGAAGAGGGAGGCTTACTCCTCTGGGTCGCTGCACAGCTTCAATGCCAACGGTGGGACCCCTCGCTACAGCCACCCTGCCAGcactggaggaggcggagcgcaGATAGTCGGAGGAGTAGGGACCTTAGAGGGAGCagttggagggggaggtggaggggtgtCCAAGTTCGACAGACATGATCCACGCCAGGTGTGTGTTTACCACCACAGGAACCACTATGTTTCATGTAGCACACATACAGCACTGTAAGGAACCGGAGCCCCcttttatcttgtttatttccccccccccccccccatgaggTGCTCATCTCGGAGGCCATCGCTAAGATGATGGTGCGTGACCTGCAGCCAGCGTACACGGTGGAGAACCCGGGTTTCAGGGAGCTCCTGCAGCTGCTGGAGCCGCGCTACACCCCTGAGCCCCGGCAATACTTCCAGAACCAGCTGCTGCCTGCCTACGCCTACCAGGCCCAGCTGGCCACGCGACAAGCCCTGGCCTCGGCGCTGGCCCTGAGCCTGAGCCTGGACCTCTGGAGCAGCCTCTCTGGTGGGAAGTCAGGGTGAGGGGCTGTTCTCGTCTACAGTCCATCGGGCACACCAGATATCTAGAGACACTTCAGTAATACCGGGAGGAGATACTCTACACTGGATGCTTTGTAGTATAGCTATCGAACACAGATTTGACCTGCTGCTCATTCTTAACAGGTTAACAGATGGCAGACTCAGTTTAAACATTAGGCCCTCCACAATAGCCTTTAGATTTTTACGACTAGCATTggaaaacatttaatgaaaatgcatacattttcaaAGACTGAAGTCACAACGGAAATTTCAATAGAATGTTCCATTTCCATTGTCATTTTCAGATACCTTTCATACACGTTCTCTGAAAATTAGAAAATAGGAAACTGTAACAAATTTGAATTTCATTTTTAAAGACCAACTCCGCAATATTCAAATGTTATTTCAATTTTTTGAATTAAAATGCACCATAAATAGTATAACTTAATTTAGCTTTTTGAGACGCACATTTAAGCCATTTGACAATGTTCAAAAGCTGTATTTATCAGTAGGGATCCTTCCGTAATCATAATTTATAACAAATTGATATGAAAGCTCAATTGATTGCATGCCATATTGCAATGTTTTTGTGGTGTCTTTATTTAAATGGAAAAAAGCATTTTCTTCAATTGGCAATTCATTGTGCAAATATAATCGGAGCCCGTCAGTGTCAGAACAAGCACCGGGAGAGGACCTACATGATGGGCGTAAGTGCCCCAAAGCATAACATCGCATCCCTTTTTTTTCGTGGATTATGGCTGCAGTGTTCTTGCTTAATACTGGTCCAATCAAAAAAGGATTCCCTTAAACCCCAAATAATCTGGATACAGAGAAGAATGAAGAATACCAAAGTCTTCCTTTTAAACAAACCTGGGAGCTTCGGTGCCGCCCATCTGGCTTTACCGTAAACCTTTTACCATATAGCCATTGGAATTAACATTTGAATATTATTACCATTAAGCAGTATGAGAGAGTAAGAGTCATTGAAAGTGAAATGGCTTTTGCATTTTAATTTTCAAATGGTCACGCCTCCGTTTGGCCCCCACTGATGAGTCCATGGTTATCTCCTTGTAGGTACCTGGGGGTCACCTGCCACTTCCTCACCTGTGAATGGCAGATGCGATCAGCCCTTCTGGCGTGCCTTCCCCTCGGCAGGACGGGGTCTGGGGGCGGTCACGTGCTGGCTGAATTCGAGGAGGTGTGTCACGCGCACGGGGTGTCCGGTAAGGCGTTCCGCGTGGTGGCCGAACCCTTTCCCGCCCTAACGCCCCCAGCCAGGACCTCCTGCCTTCCCGGGTTTAACATCGCCGGCGGCGGCATCGGCGGGCTGGAGCAGGAGGCGGACGACGCGGCGCCCGGCGGTGGCGACGACGACCCGGAGGAGGTGGGCGGCAGGAACGGGCACGGCGAGGGgcgggaggacggggagggggagcagggccTGGGGGCGTCCCGGGTGGACTGCTTCTCCGACTCGCTGGACCGCTGCGTGGGGGAGGGGCTGCACTCCTGCCCCCAGCTGCGCTCCACCCTGGCCAAGGCCGCCTGCTTCTACAACTACATCACCTCCGCCGTGCCGCCGGAGAAACTCAGGCAGGTGCTGGACGGGCCAGGGGGCGTGTCCGGGAAACCGGGCAGCTTCCTGCCCGATATCAAGGACTGGGCGTCTCAGCTTAAGGTGTGTGGTTCTGTTTCGTTGATGTTGGTAATGGACTGTGGATTAGGGTTACAGTGTCAGAGTCTCACCCTTTACTCCGGTGTTTGTCAATGTTCAATTCTTACAATCCAAGGAATAAGGAAGGAGCATTCAAATTGAATTAGAAAAATTTATATTTGTTGATTTTCTGGCTTAGTCCAATGTCATCCAACGCCCAACCTCTGTCAAAAACGTGGTTGGGATGAAAGAGTAGCCATCGTCCTTCAAGCCCGTCCATGTAGCTGCCACAACCAAACACTGTGATTCTCACCCACGCACCGTCCTCAACTCACGGTCCTCAACTTCATACTCCGTTGACACATGACTGTGTTCAAACCGCCTACAGGTCCTCCGTCAGCTGCTGGACTCGGTGGAGTTCCTGGAGGAGCTGAGCGGGCGCGGGGAGCTGGCGCTGTGCGACGAGGAGAGGGCCCAGCTGAGGGAGCTCATCGACACGTTGGAGCCCTTCACCGAGGCCTGGGACATGATCCACTGGGACAGGCCGACGGAACGACACGTCTCCATCAGCCTGGCCCTGCCCTGCGTCCTGGGCCTGCGCAAGCACCTCTCCGAGACCTCCACCCCCCACTGCCCCTCTCTCCTGGCGGGCTTGGCGCAGGCCGTGGAGCGGCGCCTCGCCCCCATCCTGGAGGATCCCCTCTACATCAGCGTCACCACGCTGGACCCCCAGTTCAAGCTCACCTGGAGCAGCAACCCGGACTGGCACAGGCAGGTcctcctggaggagctgagcaAGCATGCCCCGCCCTCCCTGTCCGTccacccccccgccgccacggAGATCCACTCCCAGCCGCCCGGGTCCTCCCCGGCTGCGTCGCCCATCTCCTCGCTGTCGCGGCCGTGCAAGCTGTTCTCCTTCATCAAGCAGAGACCCACCATGcaggccaagagcctggagcaggAGCTGGCGGGCTACCTGCGCGAGGAGCCCACCGACGAGGACCCCTTGCACTACTGGAGACGGAAGGCCATCGACTTTCCCCTGTTGGCCCAAGTGGCCAAGAGGACCTTCACCATACCGGCCAGTAGCACGGTAGTGTCCAGCATTTTCACCACTGCCAGGCAAAATCTACAGCTGGAGAGGGGTTGTGTGCTACCGAAACACTTGGAGACGCTCATCTACCTCAAAGCAAATTACAGATTGTTATGGACTTAGACTTGCACTGTGTGACACTATTTTCTCGTGTTACGAACCTGAACCTACTCTGAGGATACTAACTGGTTTTCCACTGCACTTGGGACATCCAACATACACTATGACAATACTACAATACTCAGTTATCTATATATCAGTGAATTGAAGCAAACAGTCAGCATGGACGCATCTGTTTCCATTGTTGAGTGAGATCATCCATAAGCTTTGTTAAACAGGTATGCTGTTGTATGGTCTTTTGACTATGTAGCCTGCATATCGACTATACTCCACAACATGCTGCGGATGAAGGAGACAAGACATGAATCAATAGTAAAGCATTTACTTTGACATCAGCGACTGAACACAGTCTCCAGATACAGAACACAAGCCTGCTAATACCCCTCTGTCACCCTCTCCTTCACAAACAAAGCTTGAGCCTGTATGCCATACAGAGAATGCAGATAATAACGAAACGGTCGTTTCGATGCATACAATGCAGTTTATCTACATCGGAGCCTCGGAGCCCTCCAGGGTGACTGGTGGCTTTGAGGGATGGAAGATGTCCAACAATAGCCATCATGACATCAGgcccaccctctctctgtgtatctgcTTTACCTTCCAAGGACATCGTAATAAATCCCTTTTAAATGCTATGAAACTCTCTGTGCTTCGTGTTcctgtagaggagaggagaagctgAAGGAAACCAAGTGTTCTGTCTGGTTCTAGGCTCTATATACAATTGAAATGTATGCAATTATTTCCTCGCCGGCCGGTGCTTGATCATCCCACATTGTTTTAAAGCGTGGGAGTCAATGACTGTTCTGTACAGAGGACGGTTTCCTCCTCTGTTCTTAAAATTAACTCACTTTTAAAGAACAAATGATGTGCCATCAAAACACCAGGAAGGAGGGCTGGACCCTCCGTCCTGTTACCTAacgcaaggtgtgtgtgtgtgtgtgtgtgtgtgtgtgtgtgtgtgtgtgtgtgtgtgtgtgtgtgtgtgtgtgtgtgtgtgtgtgtgtgtgtgtgtgtgtgtgtgtgtgtgtgtgtgtgtgtgtgtgtgtgtgtgcgccagagTCTTATATCTCCTTTGTTACAGCAAAATTAGGCAATCGCTGTGCTGGGCAGGAATCTGGGAGAGAAATCGTTATCCTTTCGGACATTGTGTTTCTCTTATTTTTTCCTGAAGCTTTTGCTACTGGGCCCAGGCCAGTAGCTGGGGGACTGTACGTCAGTCCGCTCCACTTGAGTTGGATTCAGCAATCAGCAGCCGTGGTGCCATCTGACATTGTCCTTTACCGCAGACAGCATGGTGCTTCCCCTCAGAACCTGGACACCTGAGTGGGTCATTGAGAGGAAATCAGCATTACATACAAAATGGAATTGAAAGTGGATTCCTTCC encodes:
- the si:dkey-109j17.5 gene encoding zinc finger BED domain-containing protein 4, whose protein sequence is MASVSKVSILDYFNIVFEGENGKIESNCKACGTRIQAKRSVTSNFVTHLKRKHQAMYDEFVKRKDMKREAYSSGSLHSFNANGGTPRYSHPASTGGGGAQIVGGVGTLEGAVGGGGGGVSKFDRHDPRQVLISEAIAKMMVRDLQPAYTVENPGFRELLQLLEPRYTPEPRQYFQNQLLPAYAYQAQLATRQALASALALSLSLDLWSSLSGGKSGYLGVTCHFLTCEWQMRSALLACLPLGRTGSGGGHVLAEFEEVCHAHGVSGKAFRVVAEPFPALTPPARTSCLPGFNIAGGGIGGLEQEADDAAPGGGDDDPEEVGGRNGHGEGREDGEGEQGLGASRVDCFSDSLDRCVGEGLHSCPQLRSTLAKAACFYNYITSAVPPEKLRQVLDGPGGVSGKPGSFLPDIKDWASQLKVLRQLLDSVEFLEELSGRGELALCDEERAQLRELIDTLEPFTEAWDMIHWDRPTERHVSISLALPCVLGLRKHLSETSTPHCPSLLAGLAQAVERRLAPILEDPLYISVTTLDPQFKLTWSSNPDWHRQVLLEELSKHAPPSLSVHPPAATEIHSQPPGSSPAASPISSLSRPCKLFSFIKQRPTMQAKSLEQELAGYLREEPTDEDPLHYWRRKAIDFPLLAQVAKRTFTIPASSTVVSSIFTTARQNLQLERGCVLPKHLETLIYLKANYRLLWT